The DNA sequence GAGTCAATACAGCCTCAACCCGAGTGTATTACACAGCAGATCTCTGACAGCTGGAATTGTAACTGGTAATTTATCCAACACACTAATACGAGATGTCCTGCAAGTCATCTCTTCGGAGTTCAGGAACAGTACACACCTTCACCGTGATATGACAGAAGAATTAAGTTTGACCCAAAAGATAGAGAGAGTGCGACATAGACCATGTCCCGTGGCCTGAATATATACCGGTTTTGCAGATTGACCCATTTGCTGACCATCTTAACACAAAGTTTGGGAATGGTTATGGGAATTCTAGTTGCCCATCTAAGGAAGAAGGAAAAAGTGAGCCTTCACCTGGATGCAACAGGAGGGGTAATCCCAAAACGTCCATTGCAGGAAAAAAGAAGTCAAAGTTACAGACAAGGAAGAGCACATAACAATGAGAAGCGTACTCAGCCTCTCTCATTTTGCTGCTGAGTTTCAAGCTACATATAAGGGTAGCATATCAggtgaaagaaatgaagatTCAATACACAATACAAACCCCCATTTCTTCGATGACACAATTAATTTCCTGTTGGGGAAACTACACTGCATGACTACCTCTGTGGAGCAGGATTTTGTCTGGTACCTTGGGTAGACATGCTTCAGACCACAAAGAAGGCACATCAATGGTGGAGGACGCACAAACAAGAGCCTGGGAGTGTCATGTTGAGACCTGGTTAGGAACTGTCAAGCACGCAATCCTTCAGCACAGGAGGAAACCGAGGCCAGCAGAGTCTATTAGAAAGATGAGAACTTTCCTCCAAGGTCAGTATAGAGTACTTCAGAGTGCCCCCCTGATAAGGTTTTGATGGTACCCTTGAGTACCACTAAGAAAAGTCTTGAACAGGAACAGTGGGCAAAGAGGGTGTCAGATGTAGGCAAGCTAACCAAAACCAAATTCTCCAGCACACCTTCCGATCCCCACACGATTTGAGAGAGGTAAAAAAGAGACGACAATACAAATATTGGGCCGAGGGGCACACCGCAAGACAACAACTGAGGGCAGGTATGGCAGGGGAAATCAGGAACCCGGGAGTGTGCAGAAtggcagcacaaagaagaaggAAAAGTATCACCCAAGCACGTTGCCATGCTCTCTGCAGGCAGGGCCATCGTGCTCATGCCACACCACGATGCTCGCTCCATTTCAAAAGTGCtaagagagaaaacagattCCAGAAAGAAGgtataatttatattataacAATTTTTTGGCATGGCACCTTTTTCAGGGCATTCGTGTTCAGGGCGTTCGTGGTGTCCAGGCTGAAGCTGGAGTCTGCTCACTCATCAGACTGACATGTTTCAGGAGGTGTGGGCAGTGGACATTGGGAAATTAGAGTTCTTATCTTGAGActttttcttgttgtttttttacttttttcatttgtgttatTTGATGTGTGAGGGAGGGGGGTGGGGTTCTGTTGTTTGTGGTaatgttgtttttgtgtgttttaatggaataaaggtatttttaaaacctcaacctctctcagtgcagtgttattgtactgtagtgtccagtaggtgtctgtattaacccctctctctatcagtgcagtgttaatgtactgtagtgtccagtagTTGTCTGTattacccctctctctcagtgcagtgttaatgtactgtagtgtccagtagttgtctgtattaactcctctgtcagtgcagtgttaatgtactggagtgtccagtcagtctctgTATTAAGCGCTCTCTCTGTATCAGTCTGCAGAGCCAGCTTACCAACACATAGACCGTTGCTCTGTTTATGGAGACAGCCCTTCAGGTGAACAAGGGACAGGGGACTCCTGGCCATCTCTACCTCTTTCCTCCTTCTTCAGACTCCCACCCTCTCCTTACTCAAATTCAGCCTGAAAGAGCTTTATTTGAATGACTAAGGCAATTAAACTAGCTGGACTTTTATTGTACAGCATTTATTAGAggctctgttcctcaggctgagacaggagatcacacactgtattattattattgagagacgggctaaCTGTCAGTTTTTCAAACTGGGACAGAAGatcacacacagtattattattgagagacaggctcactgcctgttcctcaggttgggacaggGGATTAcacactgcattattattattgagagacgggctcactgtctgttcctcaggctgggacaggagatcacacactttaTTACTGtcattgagagacaggctcactgcctgttcctcaggctggaacaggggattacacactgtattattattattattattattattattattattaggagacaggctcactgtctgttcctcaggctgggacaggagataacatactgtattattattattaggagacaagctcactgtctgttcctcaggctgggacaggggattacacactgtattattattattgagagaggctcactgttcctcaggctgggacaggagatcacacactgtattattattattgagagacaggctcactgttccttaggttgggacaggagatcacacactgtattatcgtcattgagagacaggctaacTGTCAgtttctcaggctgggacagaagatcacacacaatattattattattgagagacatgctcactgttcctcaggctgggacaggagatcacacactgtattattattattgagagacaggctcactgttcctcaggctgggacaggagatcacacactgtattactattattgagagacaggctcactgttccttaggttgggacaggagatcacacactgtattatcgtcattgagagacaggctaacTGTCAgtttctcaggctgggacagaagatcacacacaatattattattattgagagacatgctcactgttcctcaggctgggacaggagatcacacactgtattattattattgagagataggctcactgttcctcaggctgggacaggagatcacacactgcattattattattgagagacaggctcactgttccttaggttgggacaggagatcacatactgtattatcgtcattgagagacaggctaacTGTCAgtttctcaggctgggacaggagattacacacaatattattattattgagagacatgctcactgttcctcaggctggggcaggagatcacacactgtattattattattgagagacaggctcactgttcctcaggctgggacaggagatcacacacagtattattattattgagagacaggctcactgttcctcaggctgggacaggagatcacacactgtattattattacataaggCAGGTCTTGAGCTCAGTTAGTCATGAAATAGTCCTTATGCGGGTTCTACTGTCACAAACAAtcgaaaagaaaataattgagGGATACCCAAAGTCAATTCTTGATCTAAATCCAGAACCAGAAAGATTAATCCAGAAAAAAGAATGAAGAATACAATCCAGAAGCTGAAGATGAGAAACAGGCAAAGTCCAAAACTAGGTAAGGAATCCaggtaaaaaaacagaaaaacatgaaCTAAGAACAACAAACTGATTGGCAATTTTGTCATCTATCTACAGGACAGCACACTGCCCTTGGTTCACTCCTGTTTTGTTGCCATCCTTTTGtctggagtctgcatgctcttaCCCATACTCCCATGGGATTGTATCAGGTGCTGGtgctccctccctcctcctcctcaacTGTGTGTAAGCTGTTTAATTGGCATCTCAACATTTCCTGCCTGCCCAGTAAAGTACCAGCATTGATTTTCCAGTGTTGAGATGGTTTCCAGGTTGATGCAGCCTTTAACAGCAAGAAGTGTCTCCCTGATAGAAGGTGGATGAATTAGTACtgcttcatttttatatttattatgccCTACTCCATTGTGCTGGTTATTGTGATGTGCCTCCATGTCCAAATTTGGAAGACGTTGTTAGGCATGTACCTGAGGGTATATTAATTTCCTCTGAGGTATTTTaaaccttttgttttttacagtccCACAGTGGCACCATAACACAAATTTAGGAAGGTTTTTGTTCTGCTGTTGTCATGGGTTTTTGCTGGGGGGGTTATAAACAGTTATTGACATCATCGCTGACATTACTTGTGTTAAATGCTTAAATGCTGTCATTGAGACATCATTCATAATGAATTTTCTCAGGAGAACAGCAGATTGTTATTTTATACTTGTCTCATGTCGGCGAATCCCGTTACCAGCTAGACAGAAGTCTTCTGcagcctcctgggaaaaacagcAACAAGAAGAACACTGATTGCGCTCAGTAATCTTACCAGGATGCTGGAAACTGTGGAAACGACACAGCGCCTGAGcagagtgggggaaaaaaaggatgcAATGGTTGAGTTAATGAGCAAAGAGGCAGAAATGGTCTTTATACACACTTGTGGCTACACACTCACTGCTAGGccagattttcccagaagccaattaacctacaagtatgcctttggactgtgggaggaaacccatgagaaTAGGATGGGAACATGCAacctccacccagacagcaccccaggtccagaattgaacccagggccccagagctaagaggcagcagtgctatcCAATGCACCACTTCATTCCTTCCTGTTAAAAGGCAAGGTCACCTACTGTGCTCTGGGCTTTCATGTAGGCTGACCAGAGGAATGTTTTGACAGCAGGACCTTCATGTTGTAGAGTCTGCATTCTGTTTTAATGTTGAAATATACAGTTACAAGCATACCTGTTTACCCATATGTTAAAACagtataatttattgtatttaacCCCCCTATGCGTGGTGAGTCGAAATActaggaaaaacatttttttttaacttagatATTCCATGTTGGATTAATTGTGAAAACGTGAAAGCATGTGAATGTATGTTGCCATACTCAGTTTTTTGGAATTTAATTTTGGGTTTGACTCGTGTCTTGGAAATGGCCCTGGTCTGCCTAGCCACTGGCTGTTGAAGTAGACCTGTCTTCTTTCAAGACACAGTGGGTGAGCCTGTAGTCATATCAGCAggcgcttctttacacagagggaggTGGGAGTGGGGAGCAAGCTGCCcaaccatgttgctgaagccaagACCCTGGATCTTCTCAAGAAACTAGATCTAAATACCAAACTGGCTCCCCCCATTTCTATAATCTTAATGCGGTCTAATAGTTATTTTCTATGACATTTAGTTTGTTGCGGCACACAGTGAAAGTTACcatttgctttgctttgaaCTGTGAGATgtgctgcactgtactgtgctaccTGTGGTGAAGCTTGAGAAAAGTGAAGcacattaaacattttgttttttagtgttctttttagacttttaaaaaaCTCTGTCCCTGTACTCGAGCTAGCTTCTTAATAAAAGCTTGTTCAATAAAACAACTAAAGGTGTCCAAGTCTGTAGGAGGAACACTGGGGAGCAGGTCTGCAGTTGAAAGACTCAAAAACTGGTGACCAACACAGGGATACTACTGATTACCATTTAAAAAActgatttgaaagaaatagtAAAAACTGTTTCAAATAACACCCATGGTATTGATCTCAAAGGAAGGTTGTAGAATCAGGAAACATCTTATTGAAATTACAATTATTTTGTCATAAAAAGGGTGAAGTCTTCCACATATAGGTCAAAGAACTCAGTCGGGAGGAGGAAACCTTTGGCTTAGCTTTTACATTTCTACAACAAGGCTCATAAAACTGTCAATGAATACAAGGTTGCAACAGATATTCAGAAAAGTAACTAATCTCAAATGCATCATTGCTTTAAAATCCTCTGCTCATCCTCTGTGGATGAGCTGATGCCTTTTTAACTGTGTTAAATCAATAAAGCCCCTCCCACACTCACTGCAGCCGaatggtttctctcctgtgtgagtgcGCTGGTGGTTTTTTAAGGTGTCTACCTGACCAAAACTTtttccacactgactgcagatgaacggtctctctcccgtGTGATGCCTTTTAAATTGGGTTAAATCCATGAAGCTCTTCCCACActcactgcagctgaatggtctgtCTCCTGTGTGAGTGAACTGATGCCTTTTTAATCGTGTTAAATCAATaaagctcttcccacactggcTACAGATGAAAGGCGTCTCTCCACTGTGAATCAGCTGAtgcctttttaattttcttaactCAATAAAGCTCTTTTCACACTgattgcagctgaatggtctgtCTCCTGTGTGTATGCGTTGGTGAGTTTTTAAGTGGCTTGAATTACTAAAgcttttcccacactgactgcagctgaacggcgTTTCCCCTGTGTGAGTGCGCTGGTGCTTCTCTAAGGTGCATGACGAACTAAAGCTCTTCCCACActcactgcagctgaacggtctctctcctgtgtgagtgcGCTGGTGGATTTTTAAGTTGCCTGATGTACtacaactcttcccacactgactgcagctgaacggtctctcccCTGTGTCAATGCGCTGGTGGATTTTTAAGTTGCCTAACTggctaaaactcttcccacactgactgaagctgaatggtttctctcctgTAGGGATCCTCTGGTGGCTATCTGAAGTGTTTAATGGACAGAAATGCTGTTGCTGTCTGTGCTCTGGTGATAGTTTCTCCATTTCATCTGTGGAAGGCCTGGGCTGACTCTTCCTGACCCTCTGCAGCTTCTCTCTTTGCAAGTCCCCCCTGTACTGACCCCTCTCTGCGTGCTGTAACTCAGTAATGTCCTCTTCGCCAtcaacatcacatctctgttcTTTAGTATAAATCAACTGGGGACGCATGTCCTGCTCTGCAAGGTTTAAAACATCCATTTCCTCTTTTTTGAGCTCTTGTGCAAACACAGATTTctgttcattaaaatgttgcttTGCAACATTCTTCATGTCCAGATTAAAACATTTCTCTGCAAAGTCATCAGATACTGAGAGCCCAGGTGTCTCGCTCTCAGGCTCGGTCTTCATCCTGGGCACAGAGTCTAGATCCTCAACACTCTGTccgctctctgtgtgctgcgcACTGAAtgtctctttcccttctgcaccagtgagctctgtctcctgcatcagactgtagaccctctcctcctcactggGCTGCTGTCCAAGAGGAACCCTCTCCCCAGCATCAGGGAGAGCACTGATCTCTGACCCTGAAAACATAGGACAAAAGAATGAGACCTTTGAGTCAGGGTCAAAACCAAATATAAAGTACCTGCATATTAAAACAAGATAACATTGAACAAATGTTAACAATTGCCTACCTTCAGATATTATAAGTATGTTTGCTGTTATATTCCAAGATTAAGGTAAAATGATAGTGAATGAACACAATAAGGTTTCTATTGTTGAGTCAATGCTACAACACTGCATCCAATTATTCAAACtccatgcaaaataaaaaaaacagtgaatccAATACTCGACAAATTTCAAATCTGTGGTTAAATCATAAATCCTAGTTTACACATCATCAAATTGGCAAACTGAATTCTGAACAAGTACACATCCTGGAGAACTACCACCCAGTTTTAGACAGCCTGCAATCACAGCACCATGGTAAGTGCAGTTTCACACACTGTAAACACATGGAGAGGAGGGTCTAACAGTAATCGAGAAATCAGCTGCAACAAATTTAaaacttcagatttaaaaaaaaggaaactttaTTTGCATAAGAATTATTCCTAAGGAAGACAGaaaacaatgaagataccaCACACCACAAAATCACCCGCCTAATCTCAAACCACAGGGAAGTGATAGCCCAAAATATCAGTACAATGCACTAGAAACAAATGTAAGCATCAATATAAACGCATCAAACAAATGATGACATGAAATAAATAGGAGGCTTGCAAATCTGAAATTTCAAAATGTCAAACATATAGCCTGCAGGGTGCAAATAAGTTTTTGTTTGGACCACATTCCCCCAGAATGCCTTGGAGAATGTTCCAGTGACCTAGTCACCAGATCAGTTGGCAGAAGACACCTGATGACTTTACAACCAGGCCACTGAAGTGAGTGGATCCTTATGAAATTGGACAATTGTGTAGGATTTCAACTGGAGACAACAGCTACTGAAAGAAAGGATGTCTTCATGAGCTACTGTCGTGAGCTGTCCAGTTTGTTCAGCCTGTGTAATCTCTCTTGAGACACAACATACATTTTCTCCTGGTATGCAAAAACATAGCACAGATTCTCTCTGAATACAGGCTGGCCAGGGGAGAGACACTGGAGGCTGTAGGAGTGTAGATTACAGGATCGCTGGGTAAGAGAGACACTGgggctgtaggagtgtggaTTACAGGCTGGCTGGGTAAGAGAgactgtcacgcccgacatccctccctagagggcgctccactgctcccattattggtcgtgtgattaagctctccaggtgtacccttttagtgttattatttaaagactagctcctccagtcctcggggctcatcattagggtaagatgtcgcgaggcccgcctagcaccaggaaaccctacgtccgtctcctgagggcataggcctcatccccgacacctcccgcttcctgagcccggggtctggaggatctcgccccatCACCcctggacctccatgttttgtctgtccgtgtgctcccccctccctaggattttaactttgtcgcatcccaggatggatttctagttgatggactctcggactgtgctttgacctgcccttggacccgtttggatttggatgccgttttgtcttccccgtacactgtctcggactgtcactattattttgtgcactattaaacccctctgtgttcccttttaccgcgcctcctgttttctttagctcttaccgcatcgcatagggtttTCTACAAGATCcgacacggattccagtccgtgttCATGACAGAGACACCGGGGGCTGTAGGAGTGTAGATTACAGGCTGGATGCGTAAGAGAGACActtcaagattcaagatttctttatttgccatatacaatgAGTGTATTGGAATGCTTACTCGTCCAGCTGTACGCAGTaacattagagaaaaaaaacaattaggcACAAATGACAGACATGCACAATAAATTTACACAATAGACGTTATAATCCAACCAAGACAGGACATAATGCAAACAGTCCAGTACCTTAAAGTCTTTAAAGTGCAGGTGCTAATATGTGCAGGTGCTAATCTGAGCTGTGTATGATGCGGACTGCTTGGggaaagaaactgtttttcaACAATCTATTGGTCAGTGTTCTGATACTGCGATGCCACCTACCAGAACCCCAGGGGTGAAAACAGGTTACAGATTACAGATAGGGTTGTAGGCtgtcgtataaatggctgaccctgcactctgaccccaagcttctctctccctgtatgtgtatctcatggagagcaagctggggtatgagaaaaTACACATTCCTGATAAAAGAAATTGTGTATGGGGAATAAAGTGATTGTATCTTATATGGGtcagttttcacagaagccaattaacctatcagaaTGTCTTTttggctgtgggaggaaactaa is a window from the Lepisosteus oculatus isolate fLepOcu1 chromosome 16, fLepOcu1.hap2, whole genome shotgun sequence genome containing:
- the LOC102694900 gene encoding zinc finger protein 892-like; this encodes MANRFRRKMASCVLILETKLHSFMEVLLRSIVHEVSEVFRNRMSDFEDEFQDKLRSVGRVLVRWAVLRITQCVEDSVGGEIAQMKKETESLKCRLQLWEKELGAGGDRGQTDRVGDTLPCEVTAGIEAEMDTDPELPGSEISALPDAGERVPLGQQPSEEERVYSLMQETELTGAEGKETFSAQHTESGQSVEDLDSVPRMKTEPESETPGLSVSDDFAEKCFNLDMKNVAKQHFNEQKSVFAQELKKEEMDVLNLAEQDMRPQLIYTKEQRCDVDGEEDITELQHAERGQYRGDLQREKLQRVRKSQPRPSTDEMEKLSPEHRQQQHFCPLNTSDSHQRIPTGEKPFSFSQCGKSFSQLGNLKIHQRIDTGERPFSCSQCGKSCSTSGNLKIHQRTHTGERPFSCSECGKSFSSSCTLEKHQRTHTGETPFSCSQCGKSFSNSSHLKTHQRIHTGDRPFSCNQCEKSFIELRKLKRHQLIHSGETPFICSQCGKSFIDLTRLKRHQFTHTGDRPFSCSECGKSFMDLTQFKRHHTGERPFICSQCGKSFGQVDTLKNHQRTHTGEKPFGCSECGRGFIDLTQLKRHQLIHRG